A segment of the Serratia fonticola genome:
CGGATAATTGCGCGAACGATATTTACGCTAACGAACAAAATATAGACGAGCCGGGGAAAGAAATAAACCCCCGGTCGAAAATGAAGGGTAAAATATTAGATATGGGTAACGATATCTTTAATCAAACCTGGGCCACGGAAGATAAATCCGGAATAAATTTGCACCAGCGTTGCTCCGGCATCCATTTTTTCTCTGGCGGCGGTCAGGGAGTCGATTCCTCCGACACCGATAATCGGCAGACGCCCTTGTAGCTCTTGTGAAAGGCGGCGAATCACCTCGGTGCTGCGCAACTGTACTGGACGCCCACTCAATCCCCCGGCCTGTTCACAATAATTCAAACCCCGGATCAGTTTACGATCGAGCGTAGTATTGGTCGCAATAACCCCATCTATATTATGGCGAATCAAACTATCCGCTATTTGGATCAACTCTTCCTCGGAAAGATCCGGCGCGATCTTTACCGCCACAGGCACATATTTGTGATGCCGAGCATGTAATTCAGCCTGTTTATTTTTAATTGCCGCTAAAAGATCGTCCAGCGCTTCACCATACTGTAAGGATCGTAATCCGGGGGTATTGGGTGAGGAGATATTAATCGCGATATACCCGGC
Coding sequences within it:
- the pyrD gene encoding quinone-dependent dihydroorotate dehydrogenase: MYYPIIRKALFQLDPERAHELTFSQLRRITGTPLEFLIRQSVPTKPVNCMGLSFKNPLGLAAGLDKDGECIDAFGAMGFGFVEVGTVTPRPQPGNDKPRLFRIVEAEGLINRMGFNNHGVDNLVENVKKSHFGGILGINIGKNKDTPVEQGKDDYLICMDKVYPYAGYIAINISSPNTPGLRSLQYGEALDDLLAAIKNKQAELHARHHKYVPVAVKIAPDLSEEELIQIADSLIRHNIDGVIATNTTLDRKLIRGLNYCEQAGGLSGRPVQLRSTEVIRRLSQELQGRLPIIGVGGIDSLTAAREKMDAGATLVQIYSGFIFRGPGLIKDIVTHI